In Lentibacillus amyloliquefaciens, one DNA window encodes the following:
- a CDS encoding NAD(P)/FAD-dependent oxidoreductase, with protein MDYNSEVYDITIVGGGPVGMFTAFYAGMRQLSVKIVESLPHLGGQLDALYPDKYVYDVAGFPKIKASELVSGLEEQMNQFDNEVCLNEAVDEVTKEDGIFKITTNAQTHYSRTIIITAGNGAFKPKTMKLENEQQYEGKNLHYKIERLDDFKNKEVCVFGGGDSAVDWALMLKDTASKVSIIHRRDKFRAHDYSVKLMRESSIDVLTPYVPVELSGADNIEAVKLKQQKGDEILHLEADDYIVNYGFISNLGPINDWGLEIEKNQIVVNSKAETNIPGIYAVGDISTYEGKVRLMATGFGEAPIAVSSAKVFIDPKASFTTAHSTTIMEKKEKKEKVAAQ; from the coding sequence ATGGATTATAACAGCGAAGTCTATGATATCACCATTGTCGGTGGAGGCCCAGTGGGTATGTTCACTGCCTTTTATGCAGGGATGCGTCAATTGAGCGTTAAAATTGTTGAAAGCCTCCCGCATCTGGGCGGACAGCTCGACGCTCTGTATCCCGATAAATACGTTTATGACGTTGCCGGGTTCCCGAAGATTAAAGCGAGTGAACTCGTTAGTGGTTTAGAGGAGCAGATGAATCAATTTGACAATGAAGTCTGTCTAAATGAAGCAGTAGATGAAGTGACGAAGGAAGACGGCATTTTCAAAATAACAACAAACGCACAGACGCATTATTCAAGGACGATTATTATAACCGCCGGCAATGGCGCCTTTAAACCGAAAACAATGAAACTCGAAAATGAACAACAGTATGAAGGCAAGAATCTCCATTATAAGATAGAGCGCCTTGATGATTTTAAAAATAAAGAGGTTTGTGTATTCGGCGGCGGTGATTCAGCCGTAGATTGGGCTTTGATGTTGAAGGACACAGCCTCGAAAGTATCCATTATTCACCGCAGGGATAAGTTCAGAGCGCATGATTACAGTGTCAAACTGATGAGGGAATCATCAATTGATGTCCTGACCCCGTATGTTCCTGTCGAATTATCAGGAGCGGACAATATCGAAGCGGTTAAGCTTAAACAGCAAAAAGGTGATGAGATCTTACACCTGGAAGCTGATGATTATATTGTCAATTACGGTTTCATATCGAATCTTGGCCCAATTAACGACTGGGGTCTGGAGATCGAGAAAAATCAGATTGTTGTCAACTCAAAAGCCGAAACGAATATTCCGGGCATCTATGCGGTTGGTGATATTTCAACTTATGAAGGCAAGGTGAGATTGATGGCAACCGGGTTTGGTGAAGCACCGATTGCTGTGAGCAGTGCGAAAGTATTCATCGATCCGAAAGCATCTTTCACGACGGCACACAGTACAACCATTATGGAAAAGAAAGAAAAGAAAGAGAAAGTGGCTGCGCAATAA
- a CDS encoding aromatic-ring-hydroxylating dioxygenase subunit beta: protein MTVKTLERIDLVDFLYREAHLLDEWKLKEWAALFTDDGTYKVPPLGEPDADAKQSLFYIHDDRKRIQDRAERLLKKEAHVEYPHSTTVRNYHNIMIDDLDSDVIKVNCNFTLHRTKREVVDTFIGRHTYDIVQQDGELRIKNKKSVLKLDSLRPHGKISLIL, encoded by the coding sequence ATGACTGTAAAAACGCTCGAAAGAATTGATCTGGTTGATTTTCTGTATCGGGAAGCCCATCTGCTCGATGAGTGGAAACTGAAAGAGTGGGCTGCATTATTTACAGATGATGGGACATATAAAGTTCCGCCCTTGGGTGAACCGGATGCTGATGCAAAACAATCCTTATTCTATATTCATGATGACAGGAAACGAATTCAAGACAGGGCGGAAAGGTTGCTGAAAAAAGAAGCACACGTGGAGTATCCGCATTCAACGACCGTCCGGAACTATCATAATATCATGATTGATGACTTGGATTCAGATGTCATTAAAGTAAACTGCAACTTCACCCTTCACCGGACGAAAAGGGAAGTGGTGGATACATTTATCGGCAGACACACGTACGATATTGTCCAGCAGGATGGCGAGCTTCGTATTAAAAATAAAAAATCAGTTCTAAAACTGGATAGTTTAAGACCGCACGGGAAAATCAGCCTTATTCTATAG
- a CDS encoding aromatic ring-hydroxylating oxygenase subunit alpha, translating to MNSYIHDDIDKNEFLVHRSVFTDREILARERAEIFNKCWLFIGHESEVPEKGDFKRKKIGGRNLVLVHSQDGVIRAFYNTCPHRGALLCRDNEGNSKVFRCFYHAWSFKNDGTLTGMPGRDGFPDDFNDDGSKNMKAVNRLESYRGFMFVNFDDDAISLYDYLAGAKEYIDLVADQSETGMEVLGGEQEYSVRANWKLLTENSADLYHGLPTHKTYFDIKKQQDPNLKKVGLDGVGKSLGNGHAVVEYTAPWGRPVAQWTPIWDEDLKNDMEKMKEKLTERFGDERADRIANFNRNIIIFPNLVINDIMAVTVRTFYPTSPGYLESTAYALAPKDEDTEHRMARNNNFLEFLGPGGFATPDDNEALELCQEAYNNNQEVEWNDVSRGMVRGEENALGTDELQMRSFWREYDARIQASLNKEVAQP from the coding sequence ATGAACAGCTATATTCATGACGACATTGATAAAAATGAATTTTTGGTTCACCGAAGTGTATTTACCGACCGAGAAATTTTGGCAAGGGAACGTGCTGAAATTTTCAATAAGTGCTGGTTGTTTATCGGCCACGAATCGGAAGTACCTGAAAAGGGCGATTTCAAACGGAAGAAAATCGGAGGCCGCAATTTAGTGCTTGTTCACAGTCAGGACGGTGTCATCAGAGCATTTTACAACACCTGTCCACACCGCGGCGCACTACTCTGCAGGGACAATGAAGGAAACTCCAAAGTGTTTCGTTGCTTTTATCATGCCTGGAGTTTTAAAAACGACGGGACCTTAACAGGTATGCCGGGAAGGGATGGCTTTCCGGATGACTTCAATGATGACGGTTCGAAAAACATGAAAGCGGTTAATCGCCTTGAAAGCTATCGCGGTTTCATGTTTGTCAATTTTGATGATGACGCCATCTCACTGTATGACTATTTGGCCGGTGCAAAAGAGTACATTGATCTGGTTGCCGACCAAAGCGAAACGGGCATGGAAGTACTTGGCGGAGAACAGGAATACAGTGTCAGAGCCAATTGGAAACTGCTGACAGAAAACAGTGCCGATCTCTATCACGGTTTGCCGACACATAAGACGTACTTTGACATCAAGAAACAGCAGGATCCTAATCTGAAAAAAGTAGGACTCGATGGTGTTGGAAAATCCCTGGGTAATGGCCATGCAGTTGTTGAATACACAGCGCCGTGGGGCAGACCGGTTGCACAGTGGACGCCAATCTGGGATGAAGATCTGAAAAACGATATGGAAAAGATGAAAGAAAAATTAACCGAAAGATTTGGCGATGAACGTGCCGATCGGATTGCTAATTTCAACCGTAACATTATCATTTTCCCGAATTTGGTCATTAACGACATCATGGCTGTAACGGTCAGAACATTCTATCCGACCTCACCGGGGTATCTCGAATCCACTGCATACGCTTTAGCGCCTAAAGACGAAGATACGGAGCATCGTATGGCCAGAAATAACAACTTCCTGGAGTTCCTTGGACCAGGCGGTTTCGCAACACCTGATGATAATGAAGCTTTGGAATTATGCCAGGAAGCCTATAACAATAATCAGGAAGTTGAGTGGAATGATGTCTCCAGAGGAATGGTACGGGGTGAAGAGAATGCACTGGGGACCGATGAGCTGCAAATGAGAAGCTTTTGGCGTGAGTATGACGCCAGAATACAAGCATCACTTAACAAGGAGGTCGCCCAGCCATGA